From Actinosynnema mirum DSM 43827, a single genomic window includes:
- a CDS encoding NACHT domain-containing protein, whose translation MAKNLSYREAAKILGGGGSAVITAVEQLTSAVLLGGVAVGLTDLLGWFDAKSDLVRFSRELLSGIAGKRGERSRHDRTRLVEAAHTVIVVTAYFEAVHELAPPFREDAATPDRDHQLQLFGLASLFDGEDVLPAAHRTRKENADLVEGCYRRATKSLITLMADSGEEDVLLWTWAQRVTQTAVRRYDELVRRLAVDYPEITFWLQHAHDMAVSAGLERMETALGLLLTGTTPDTRRGELHGKYRAALERPILKPEDELPGLEFPSIKAGYIDPDYQVFAMDRKAEPGVLSWWERLPLREDLYSYLVGYLTSPKAVTHPALVLGDPGSGKSLLTRVLSARLPPSDFLVVRVELRSAPTEADVVGQVEHGLREALQGSGNWAELSRNAGGALLVVLLDGFDELLQATGVSQTNYLENVQRFQRDCDERGCPVAVVVTSRIGVAGGMAIPSGADVLRLAPFSERHVVRWLEKWGRLNARYFEQRGLAPLAPQTALKHHDLAVQPLLLLMLALYDADDNALRDQGDIGQGGLYERLLTRFAQREVGKEELGRTDADFRKDVENELERLSVVAFAMFHRGAQWVTEKDLNDDMRALLEEQEQERGPGMRTPLTPGGAILGRFFFVQLAEAVRDSQLLRAYEFLHATFGEYLVARHTWYLLADLHENESNRRRRVAIQQPDDDEFHALLSFTPLTTRKSVVDFLVELAANDPKRGEYRWLVEKLFETCGEERSGKRAGYQPVKRPAPARYAVYSLNLVLLPVVLGDRALDVREWHRLTSFWRSQLTEAEWTGVMESLRVRWRKEEILLSYGAENRSFVETEWADRAISLRDAAREAHFTADPAGNVFRYAFEGLPDSRFDVDYARCLVELNASPSDLEGKLDRYLRWSASYPDAVLENLRKDLVVDARMLGVLATTSLGDSSAFQVLFCDRIGHGVENAVLLEVFGKVWQGWNTASCEVALLDAWLRLHESGHEFPEVRSYPGLLEVLGKVNLSAISSVRPDLIKRAMTAASELGVE comes from the coding sequence GTGGCCAAGAACCTCTCCTACAGGGAAGCCGCGAAGATCCTCGGGGGCGGGGGCAGCGCTGTCATCACCGCGGTCGAGCAGCTGACCAGCGCGGTCCTGCTCGGTGGCGTGGCGGTCGGCCTCACCGACCTGCTGGGCTGGTTCGACGCCAAGAGCGACCTCGTCCGCTTCAGCCGCGAACTGCTGTCGGGGATCGCGGGCAAGCGCGGTGAGCGGAGCAGGCACGACCGCACCCGGCTCGTGGAGGCGGCCCACACCGTCATCGTCGTGACGGCCTACTTCGAGGCGGTCCACGAGCTCGCCCCGCCGTTCCGCGAGGACGCGGCGACCCCGGACCGCGACCACCAGCTCCAGCTGTTCGGGCTCGCGAGCCTGTTCGACGGCGAGGACGTCCTGCCCGCCGCGCACCGCACCCGCAAGGAGAACGCCGACCTGGTCGAGGGGTGCTACCGACGGGCGACCAAGAGCCTGATCACCCTGATGGCCGACTCGGGGGAAGAAGACGTCCTCCTCTGGACGTGGGCGCAGCGCGTGACGCAGACCGCCGTGCGCCGCTACGACGAGCTGGTCCGCCGCCTGGCCGTCGACTACCCGGAGATCACCTTCTGGCTCCAGCACGCCCACGACATGGCCGTCTCGGCCGGGTTGGAGCGCATGGAGACGGCGCTCGGCCTGCTGCTGACCGGGACCACCCCGGACACCCGGCGCGGCGAGCTGCACGGCAAGTACCGGGCCGCGCTGGAACGGCCCATCCTCAAACCCGAGGACGAGCTGCCGGGGCTGGAGTTCCCCTCGATCAAGGCGGGGTACATCGATCCCGACTACCAGGTCTTCGCCATGGACCGGAAAGCGGAACCCGGCGTCCTGTCCTGGTGGGAGAGGCTCCCGCTGCGCGAGGACCTGTACAGCTACCTGGTCGGGTACCTGACCTCCCCGAAGGCCGTCACCCACCCCGCCCTCGTGCTCGGCGACCCCGGCTCCGGGAAGTCCCTGCTGACCAGGGTGCTGTCGGCGCGATTACCGCCCAGCGACTTCCTGGTCGTGCGCGTCGAGCTCAGGTCGGCGCCCACCGAGGCCGACGTGGTCGGGCAGGTCGAGCACGGCCTGCGGGAAGCGCTGCAGGGCAGCGGGAACTGGGCGGAGCTGTCGCGGAACGCGGGCGGCGCGCTGCTCGTCGTCCTGCTCGACGGCTTCGACGAACTCCTCCAGGCCACCGGCGTCAGCCAGACCAACTACCTGGAGAACGTCCAGCGCTTCCAGCGCGACTGCGACGAGCGCGGGTGCCCGGTCGCGGTGGTGGTGACCAGCCGCATCGGCGTCGCGGGCGGCATGGCCATCCCCTCGGGCGCCGACGTGCTGCGCCTCGCCCCGTTCAGCGAGCGGCACGTCGTGCGGTGGCTGGAGAAGTGGGGCCGGTTGAACGCCCGCTACTTCGAGCAGCGCGGCCTCGCCCCGCTGGCCCCGCAGACCGCGCTGAAGCACCACGACCTCGCCGTGCAGCCGCTGCTCCTGCTGATGCTCGCCCTCTACGACGCGGACGACAACGCCCTGCGCGACCAGGGCGACATCGGCCAGGGCGGTCTCTACGAGCGGCTGCTGACCCGGTTCGCCCAGCGCGAGGTGGGCAAGGAGGAGCTGGGGCGCACCGACGCGGACTTCCGCAAGGACGTCGAGAACGAGCTGGAGCGGTTGTCGGTGGTCGCCTTCGCGATGTTCCACCGGGGCGCCCAGTGGGTCACGGAGAAGGACCTGAACGACGACATGCGCGCCCTGCTCGAGGAGCAGGAGCAGGAGCGCGGTCCGGGGATGCGCACACCGCTCACCCCCGGCGGCGCGATCCTCGGGCGGTTCTTCTTCGTCCAGCTCGCCGAGGCCGTCCGGGACTCCCAGCTGCTGCGCGCCTACGAGTTCCTGCACGCCACCTTCGGCGAGTACCTGGTGGCCAGGCACACCTGGTACCTGCTCGCCGACCTGCACGAGAACGAGTCGAACCGCAGGCGCAGGGTGGCCATCCAGCAGCCGGACGACGACGAGTTCCACGCGCTCCTGTCGTTCACCCCGCTCACCACGCGCAAGTCCGTGGTCGACTTCCTCGTGGAGCTCGCGGCGAACGACCCGAAGCGCGGCGAGTACCGCTGGTTGGTGGAGAAGCTGTTCGAGACCTGCGGCGAGGAGCGCTCCGGCAAGCGCGCGGGCTACCAGCCGGTGAAGCGGCCCGCGCCCGCCCGGTACGCCGTCTACAGCCTCAACCTGGTGCTGCTGCCCGTCGTGCTCGGCGACCGCGCGCTCGACGTCCGGGAGTGGCACAGGCTCACCTCCTTCTGGCGCTCGCAGCTCACCGAGGCGGAGTGGACCGGTGTGATGGAGTCGCTGCGCGTGAGGTGGCGCAAGGAGGAGATCCTGCTCTCCTACGGCGCGGAGAACCGCTCGTTCGTGGAGACCGAGTGGGCCGACCGGGCGATCTCGCTCCGCGACGCCGCCCGCGAGGCGCACTTCACCGCCGACCCGGCTGGCAACGTCTTCCGGTACGCGTTCGAGGGCCTCCCGGACTCCCGGTTCGACGTGGACTACGCGCGCTGCCTGGTCGAGCTCAACGCCTCCCCCTCCGACCTGGAGGGCAAGCTGGACCGCTACCTCCGGTGGAGCGCGAGCTACCCGGACGCCGTGCTGGAGAACCTGCGCAAGGACCTGGTGGTGGACGCCCGGATGCTCGGGGTGCTGGCCACCACCTCGCTCGGGGACAGCAGCGCCTTCCAAGTGCTGTTCTGCGACCGCATCGGGCACGGGGTGGAGAACGCGGTGCTGCTGGAGGTGTTCGGCAAGGTCTGGCAGGGCTGGAACACCGCCTCCTGCGAGGTGGCCCTCCTCGACGCGTGGTTGCGGCTGCACGAGTCCGGGCACGAGTTCCCCGAGGTGCGGAGCTACCCCGGCCTGCTCGAAGTGCTCGGCAAGGTCAACCTGTCCGCCATCTCCAGCGTGCGCCCCGACCTGATCAAGCGCGCGATGACCGCCGCGAGCGAGCTCGGCGTCGAGTGA